GAGCTGATCCATCGCGACAATATGGTGGTGTTTTAGGCTTGGGCTATTGGCAGACATAAAAAAACCCGCTTCAAGCGGGTTTTTTTATGGAGGTCGAAGAGCGTTGAATTACGCCGCTTCGCCCATCGCCTTGATGCGGGCATTCAGGCGGCTCTTATGACGTGCTGCCTTGTTTTTGTGGAAAATGCCTTTATCGGCGGTGCGATCCAGAACCGGCACGGCAGCAGCGTAGGCTGCTTTAGCGGCTTCCTGGTCGCCAGACTCGATTGCCGCTACGACTTTCTTCAAGTAGGTGCGAACCATTGAGCGCAGACTGGCGTTATGAGTGCGACGTTTCTCCGCCTGACTTGCGCGTTTCTTTGCTTGCGGGGAATTTGCCACCCTGATTACTCCTCTAGAACATGCGCTGAAAATTTAGGCGGTGGATTATTCAGTTTCGGGGGCAGCATGTCAAGAGGTATCGCTGCTTCCGCCCGCTTTTGTTGCGCTTTTCAGGGGGTGTGGGGCGCAGTTCAGCGCAGTCGCTCAATAATCAGCATTCCCCATACGGTGGCGCACAGCAGCAGGCTGATAAATACGGCTGCTGAGCCGATATCCTTGGCCTGGCCTGACAGCGGGTGGCGATCCGGGCCAATGCGGTCGATGGCGGCTTCAATGGCCGAGTTGATCAGTTCTACAATCACTACCAGCAACACAGGGATGATCAGCACGCTGCGTTCCAATGCCGTGTTGCCGAGCCAGAAGGCCAATGGCAGCATCAGTGCGGCCAGCGTGCACTCCTGCCGGAAGGCTTCTTCGTGCTGCCACGCGGCCCGCAATCCCTTTTGCGAGTAGCGGGTGGCATCCAGAATGCGCCACAGGCCGGTGCGGCCCGGTTTATTCATCATGGTAATTTCACTGCTCCTCGCAGGCTCGGCCGACAATAGGTGTACAATGCCGATCTTTTGACGGTCAATACGTAAAGACCTTCGGATACCACAGTTTAGTAGCAGGATGATGACAATTCCGCGACAACTCCTTCACCCGCGTTACTGGCCAACTTGGCTGGGCGTTGTGTGCATGTTTGTGCTGGCAACGCTGCCGCAGCGCGCCAACTACTTGATCGGCTGCTTTCTGGGAGATCTGTTTTACCGTTTTGCGGGTCGCCGCCGCCATATCGCGGCAACGAATCTGGCGTTGTGCTTTCCTGAGCTGGGTGAGGTCGAGCGACGTGCCTTGCTGAAGCAGACCATGCGCAACCAGGGCATTGGTCTGATGGAAACGCTGCGCACCTGGTTTACACCTGTTGAGCGACTGGGTGTGACGCTGGAGCTGGTCGGTGAGCGCTACCTGGATGAGGCTGAAGGCGGTGTGATTGTGCTGGGTTCCCACTTTACTTCGATCGATGTCGGCGGAGCCCTGCTGGGCCGACGGTTTCCGTCCGATTCCTTCTACCGTCGACAGAAAAACCCGGTGCTGGAATGGTTGATGAGTCGGGCTCGGGGGCGATATGGGGAGCCTATTCATCGGCGTGACTTCAAGCGCGCGCTGAAGCGGCTTCGTCAGGGGCACCGTCTTTTCTACCTGCCCGATCAGGATTACGGACGAAAGTCGGCTGATTTCGTGTCGTTCTTCGGTGTGCCGGCGGCAACCACATTGGCAACGACAACGCTGGCTAAAAGTGGGCGTGCGCAGGTGGTATTTGTCGATCAGCAACGACTGGACCGCGGCCGCCGGATTCGTTTGGAGTTTATCCCCCTGGCAGATATTCCAAGTGATGATCCGACCCGCGATGCCCAGGCGGTGATGGCGCAGGTAGAGAAAAATATCCGGCGAGCGCCAGAGCAGTATATGTGGGTACACCGCCGCTTTAAAACGCGTCCGCCGGGTGCGGAAAAGGTGTATTGAGGCCGTTATGCGAGACGTGTTGCGCCTTTGGATAATCACAGATGGCCGTCTGGGTCACCTCAATCAACTGCGCGGGCTGGTGTCGAGGCTTGAAGCCAAGCGAACTTGCGAAGTCCGCTGGTTGGATATCTCCAAAACGCCCTTTAAAAAGACCGGGCGCACAGGCTTGCTTGCGCAGTTTTCCGCTGAGCGTCCCCCCCATTGGGTGATCGCGGCGGGAAGTCGCTGCCATATTCCTCTCTTGTGGACGGCGTGGCGCTGTGCAGCTCGTTCGCTGGTGCTGATGAAACCGAGCCTGCCGCTGGCGTTGTTCGATGCGGCGATGATTCCCGCTCATGATGCGCCGCCCGAACGCCCTGCTGTGTTGGTCACCCGCGGCGTGCTGAACAGTATCGTACCGACATACCGTGGACGTGAAGACGACATCGGCCTGATCTTGCTCGGTGGCATCAACAAGCACTTTGACTGGGATAGCGCTGCTGTCGTCGCGCAGGTGGCGGTAATCCTTGCAAGCCAGCCCAATACACACTGGCGTATTGGCGATTCGCCTCGCAGCCCGCCAGAGCTGATGGAGCAGCTCCGGGCGCTGCCCGCTGACAATGTGACCCTTATTCCCTATGCGGAATGCGGGCCTGGATGGCTGCCCGGGCAACTGGCTGAAGTCGGGCAGGTCTGGGTGAGTCGCGATAGCGTGTCCATGGTCTATGAGTGCATCACCTCCGGTGCGGCAACAGGGTTGTTGCGCTTGGAGCCACTCCGGGACTCCCGGGTGACACGGAGTATGCAGCAGGTTATCGATAAGGGGCTGGCTTCCGCGTTTGAGCATTGCGATGTGAGTCAGGCGCTGCCGCCATCAACGCAGCCACTGTGGGAGGCCGATCGTGCCGCCGACTGGTTGCTGGAACGTACGGAGTCCGCTTCATGAATGCCGATCAGCAATCTCTTTCCAATGCGAGACCGCTGCGTGTCGTCCAGTTGCTGCCAGCCTTGAATGCGGGGGGAGTGGAGCGCGGCACGGTGGAGTTTGCCCGCGAACTGGTTCGTCTGGGGCATGAATCGATAGTCATCTCCAGCGGCGGGCGGATGGTCGAGCAGTTGAGTGCTGAGGGCAGTCGCCATATTGAGCTGCCGATTCATCGTAAGTCGTTGGGCTCTCTCTGGCAGGTTCGTCCATTGCGGCGTCTCTTGCAGTCGCTGGATGCCGACATCCTCCACGTGCGCTCGCGCGTACCGGCCTGGCTCACCTGGCTGGCTTGGCGCAAGTTGCCCGTGGCAACACGCCCGAGGTTGGTGAGCACTTTTCACGGTATGTACTCCGTCAATGCTTACAGCGCCATTATGGCAAAGGCGGAGCACTGTATTGCCATTTCCCAGTGTGTGAAGCGATACATGGTGGATAATTATCGCCTGCCGGAATCCAAAATCACGCTGGTGCCCCGTGGCCTGGATGCCAGCGCCTTTGCTGCGCATGGCGATATCGACGGCTGGCGCCAGGTCCTTTATCGCGAGTATCCCGAACTGGAAGGAAAAACGCTGATCCTGATGCCCGGCCGCCTGTCGCGCTGGAAAGGGCAAGAAGTGTTTCTCACGATGATGGTGCAACTGGTGCGCCTTCGCCCCGATTGCCATGGCGTAGTGGTCGGCGATGCAGAGCCGGGCAAGCAACACTATTTGCAGGAATTGCTGGACCAGCGTCGCGAGCTGGGCTTGGAAGAGGCGGTGACCTTTGTCGGCCACCGCAGTGACATTGCCCAGTTTTATCGATTGGCTTCTGTGACCTGCCACATGTCGAACAAAGAAGAACCCTTTGGCCGCACGGTGCCGGAGTCGCTGGCCTCTGGTACGCCGGTAGTGGCCTATGATCGCGGCGGTGCCAGTGAATCGCTGAACGCGGGCTTCCCTCAGGGCCTGGTCGCGCCCGACGACGTGGTGGGCTTTGCTGCCCGTGTGGCCGACCTTCTGGATGCCGATAACCATATCAGCCTGCCGCCCGAATACTATCTGGACCAGCAGGTGCAAAGCACCCTGAATGTGTACTATCACCTGCTTGGCAATTGTGCCCAATAAGCCCCTCTCCCTAGCCTGACGGCAACGGGGGGCAATGGTATAGTCGGCGGCTTGAGTCGGGCGCTGACGCCGCAAACTGCGAGATAACAATGAGAGTACTACACGTTGCCTACCAGCAACTGCGCCGCTACGGCCAGACCCGGGTGAGCTGGGCACAGAAACTGAGTTTTGGCCTGATTAAAAACGACCACTATCTTCAGACGTTTAGCGACCGGGATATCGCTGCGTTTGAGGCGCCACTAGGTATTCGCGACTTTGGCGTCGGCAAAGCCAACAAGCGCTTACTGGAAATGGTTGAGGCTATGGAGCCCGATCTGCTTATCGCTGGCCACTGCGACATGATCAGCAACGACACGCTGGTAGAAATCAAACAGCGCAACCCCAACTGCGTGGTGGTGCACTGCAACAACGACCCCTTGTTCGTACCGAGCAATGTCGAACGAATTAAAAGCCGGGCATCGGTGGTGGACGCCGTGTTTGTCTCAACCGGGCGCCGGGAACTTCGCCAGTTTGAAGGCATTGGCGCCCGTCTCTATCACATGCCTAATCCTGTCGAAACGTCGGTGGAAGTGCTGGATAACTCGCAGAAAACCGATTTGCCCATCGACCTGCTGTTTTGCAGCAACGCCACAGAATTTACCAAGCGACTGGAAATGGTCGGTCGCATCAAGGCCGCAGTCCAGAACGACATGAACTTCCGCACCTTCGGCAGCTTCGGTGAGGCGCCGGTGTGGGGGCGCGACTACGATCGCGCGTTGGCGCAGACCAAAATGGGCTTGAACCTCAATCGTCAGGAAGGGGACTACTGGTATTCCTCGGCGCGAATGGCACAACTGGCGGGCAACGGCATTTTGCAGTTTACCCACAGTGGGCCGCGTTTTGATGAGTTGCTACCGAGCGAGACGGCGGTCTACTTTGACGACGAGGCAGACCTGCTGGCAAAGATTCGCGATTTCCATCACGACGATGCCAAGCGTCAGCATTGGGCGGGGCGCTGCCGGGATTTTTTCCACACAGAAATGAATTCCCGTCTGTATGCGCAGTATATTGTTGAGGCCAGTTTGCAGCAGCCGTTCAGCCACGACTATGTTTGGGCGCGTGACATTCATCTTGATGGAAGTATGAAATGACCTTGCGGCTGGGGGGGCAGCAGCCTTTTGCAAGGGGAGGCAACCGGCTTTGCTTTATCGACCCCGGTGAGCCTGCGCGCTGCGTAAAAGTCCGCCGACCTGATTTTACGCTCGAGGATGTGCGTCGCAAAAAGGGTTTTCCCAAAAACCTGAAACCCCTGTCCAGCTTCGATGACAGCCTTGAAGAATATCAGGTCATGCGCAGTTTTCAGCAGCACTACCCCGACGGTATTTTTGATCACGTCAGCCGCTGTTACGGCTTTGTCGATACCGATATGGGGCGGGGGTTGGTGTCAGAACTGATCCGCGACAGCGACGGCCGTATTTCCATCACGCTCAAGCAGTACGTCTGGGAGCGCGGTTACAGTGAAGACTGCCAGCGCGCCGTGCAGCAGCTCTGCGAGCACTGGCTGCGCTACTGTGTGCCCTCGCGGGACCTTCTCGTTCACAACGTGGTGGTGCAGCGAGATTACCAAGAGAGTGAGGACGCTATTCGGCGTCTGGTGGTGATCGACGGTCTGGGAAGCGGCAATCTGGTTCCGATGCACTGGCAACCCCTTTGGCTGCAACGCAGCAAAACCCAGCGTAAGGTCGACAACTTCCACCACCGTATTGAGACGCTGCTGGAGACCCGCAAGCACGAGCAGTTTCCCGGTGAACACGGTTTGCTTTATCACAATGGCGTTGACGACAGTGTCGCGCCGCCCAGTAAGGAAGAACAGTCATGAGCGATAAACTGCGTGTCGCGCAGGTACTCGCCGGTGCCGAACATGGTGGTGCCGAAAACTTCTTTGTACGTTTGAGCGTGGCGCTTCAGGCATCAGGCCAGATTGACGAACGCGCGTTTATTCGCCGACATGGGCACCGTCTGGATGCCCTGCGCAGCCAGGGCGTGGACGCAGAGGGCTTTCGTTTTGGCGGCAGTCTCGATTTCTACGATAGCTGGGTATATCGCCGCCGGCTAAACAACTTCAATCCTGACGTGGTGATGACCTGGATGGGGCGCGCAAGCGCCGCCACCCCCAAGGGCGACTATGTGCTGGTCAACCGTCTGGGGCATTATTACAAGCTTAAATACTATCAGCAGGCCGACTACTGGGTGGGAATCAGCAAAGGTATTTGCCGCCATCTGATTGAGGGCGGCATGCCTGAAGATCGCGTGGTGCACATTCCCAACTTTGCCGATGAAACGCCCGTCGAGCCGCTCCCCCGAGACAGTTTCAATACGCCGGCAGATGTGCCCCTGCTGCTTGCGGCAGGACGTTTGCACGTGAACAAGGGCTTCGACACCCTGTTGCGTGCGTTGGTGGATGTGCCCGATGCATTTCTGTGGTTGGCGGGCAGCGGCCCGGAAGAGCAATCGCTGAAGTCTCTCTGCACAGAGTTGGGCCTGGACCAGCGGGTGCGCTTCCTGGGCTGGCGTAACGACGTCACCGCCTTGATGCGCAGTGTCAATGCCTTCGTCTGTCCCTCGCGCCACGAAGGGCTAGGCTCCATCGTGATGGAGTCTTTTGCTCATCGCTGTCCCATTATTGCCACCCGTTCGCAAGGGCCGGGCGAAGTTATCGAGAATGAAAAAACCGGTCTACTCACCGATATTGACGATGTTGGCCAACTGACGGAGGCGATAAAGCGGACTCTGGGTAACCAGGCGCTTCGTCAGCAGTGGGTGGACAATGCCTCGGACGTGTATGCCAGTACCTACAGC
The DNA window shown above is from Spongiibacter tropicus DSM 19543 and carries:
- a CDS encoding YrbL family protein, with the protein product MTLRLGGQQPFARGGNRLCFIDPGEPARCVKVRRPDFTLEDVRRKKGFPKNLKPLSSFDDSLEEYQVMRSFQQHYPDGIFDHVSRCYGFVDTDMGRGLVSELIRDSDGRISITLKQYVWERGYSEDCQRAVQQLCEHWLRYCVPSRDLLVHNVVVQRDYQESEDAIRRLVVIDGLGSGNLVPMHWQPLWLQRSKTQRKVDNFHHRIETLLETRKHEQFPGEHGLLYHNGVDDSVAPPSKEEQS
- the rpsT gene encoding 30S ribosomal protein S20 is translated as MANSPQAKKRASQAEKRRTHNASLRSMVRTYLKKVVAAIESGDQEAAKAAYAAAVPVLDRTADKGIFHKNKAARHKSRLNARIKAMGEAA
- a CDS encoding glycosyltransferase, with amino-acid sequence MSDKLRVAQVLAGAEHGGAENFFVRLSVALQASGQIDERAFIRRHGHRLDALRSQGVDAEGFRFGGSLDFYDSWVYRRRLNNFNPDVVMTWMGRASAATPKGDYVLVNRLGHYYKLKYYQQADYWVGISKGICRHLIEGGMPEDRVVHIPNFADETPVEPLPRDSFNTPADVPLLLAAGRLHVNKGFDTLLRALVDVPDAFLWLAGSGPEEQSLKSLCTELGLDQRVRFLGWRNDVTALMRSVNAFVCPSRHEGLGSIVMESFAHRCPIIATRSQGPGEVIENEKTGLLTDIDDVGQLTEAIKRTLGNQALRQQWVDNASDVYASTYSREVIVSSYLDFYNRIHCER
- a CDS encoding glycosyltransferase family 4 protein, which produces MNADQQSLSNARPLRVVQLLPALNAGGVERGTVEFARELVRLGHESIVISSGGRMVEQLSAEGSRHIELPIHRKSLGSLWQVRPLRRLLQSLDADILHVRSRVPAWLTWLAWRKLPVATRPRLVSTFHGMYSVNAYSAIMAKAEHCIAISQCVKRYMVDNYRLPESKITLVPRGLDASAFAAHGDIDGWRQVLYREYPELEGKTLILMPGRLSRWKGQEVFLTMMVQLVRLRPDCHGVVVGDAEPGKQHYLQELLDQRRELGLEEAVTFVGHRSDIAQFYRLASVTCHMSNKEEPFGRTVPESLASGTPVVAYDRGGASESLNAGFPQGLVAPDDVVGFAARVADLLDADNHISLPPEYYLDQQVQSTLNVYYHLLGNCAQ
- a CDS encoding glycosyltransferase, encoding MRVLHVAYQQLRRYGQTRVSWAQKLSFGLIKNDHYLQTFSDRDIAAFEAPLGIRDFGVGKANKRLLEMVEAMEPDLLIAGHCDMISNDTLVEIKQRNPNCVVVHCNNDPLFVPSNVERIKSRASVVDAVFVSTGRRELRQFEGIGARLYHMPNPVETSVEVLDNSQKTDLPIDLLFCSNATEFTKRLEMVGRIKAAVQNDMNFRTFGSFGEAPVWGRDYDRALAQTKMGLNLNRQEGDYWYSSARMAQLAGNGILQFTHSGPRFDELLPSETAVYFDDEADLLAKIRDFHHDDAKRQHWAGRCRDFFHTEMNSRLYAQYIVEASLQQPFSHDYVWARDIHLDGSMK
- a CDS encoding diacylglycerol kinase: MMNKPGRTGLWRILDATRYSQKGLRAAWQHEEAFRQECTLAALMLPLAFWLGNTALERSVLIIPVLLVVIVELINSAIEAAIDRIGPDRHPLSGQAKDIGSAAVFISLLLCATVWGMLIIERLR
- a CDS encoding mitochondrial fission ELM1 family protein, producing the protein MRDVLRLWIITDGRLGHLNQLRGLVSRLEAKRTCEVRWLDISKTPFKKTGRTGLLAQFSAERPPHWVIAAGSRCHIPLLWTAWRCAARSLVLMKPSLPLALFDAAMIPAHDAPPERPAVLVTRGVLNSIVPTYRGREDDIGLILLGGINKHFDWDSAAVVAQVAVILASQPNTHWRIGDSPRSPPELMEQLRALPADNVTLIPYAECGPGWLPGQLAEVGQVWVSRDSVSMVYECITSGAATGLLRLEPLRDSRVTRSMQQVIDKGLASAFEHCDVSQALPPSTQPLWEADRAADWLLERTESAS